A single Micromonospora luteifusca DNA region contains:
- a CDS encoding S41 family peptidase, whose translation MLSNEQIIGQALDRIEAGYVFPVKVADIDAAIRRRLAAGEYDDLDGPALCETVTAHLQQVCPDKHLRLLWSDQPQSLDPADEDGGRAAFLALLRAENQGIRRVEHLDGNVGLIDVRRIAYADEGAAAIGAAMQLVALSSALILDLRACSGGTPEGAAMWCSYFFRDDQVHLNDFYERSTGATRQFWTTAHLPGPRYADRPVYVLTSAMTFSGGEDVAYTLQAHGRAVVVGETTRGGAHPTARHPVTEHILVTVPTARTINSVTGTNWEGVGVVPDVPVSADQALDTALKAILGA comes from the coding sequence GTGCTCTCAAACGAACAGATAATCGGACAGGCCCTGGATCGGATCGAGGCAGGGTACGTCTTTCCGGTGAAGGTCGCGGACATCGACGCCGCGATCCGGCGCCGTCTCGCGGCAGGCGAGTACGACGACCTGGACGGGCCGGCGCTCTGCGAGACGGTGACCGCTCACCTTCAGCAGGTGTGCCCGGACAAGCATCTGCGGCTGCTGTGGTCGGACCAGCCGCAATCGCTGGATCCAGCGGACGAAGACGGCGGGCGGGCCGCGTTCCTCGCGCTGCTCAGGGCGGAAAACCAGGGGATCCGCCGGGTCGAGCACCTGGACGGGAACGTCGGGCTCATCGACGTGCGGCGCATTGCGTACGCCGACGAAGGCGCGGCCGCGATCGGCGCGGCCATGCAACTGGTCGCGCTCAGCTCCGCGCTCATCCTGGACCTACGCGCGTGCTCCGGCGGAACACCGGAGGGAGCTGCGATGTGGTGCAGCTACTTCTTCCGCGACGACCAGGTGCACCTCAACGACTTCTACGAGCGGTCCACCGGCGCCACACGCCAGTTCTGGACGACCGCGCACCTGCCCGGGCCGCGCTACGCGGACCGCCCGGTCTATGTGCTCACCAGCGCGATGACGTTCTCCGGGGGCGAGGACGTGGCATACACCCTTCAAGCGCACGGCCGGGCCGTCGTCGTCGGTGAGACGACGCGTGGCGGCGCGCATCCGACGGCCCGCCACCCGGTCACCGAACACATCCTCGTAACCGTGCCGACCGCCCGGACCATCAACAGCGTCACCGGCACCAACTGGGAGGGCGTCGGAGTGGTCCCCGATGTACCCGTCTCGGCAGACCAGGCCCTCGACACGGCGCTCAAGGCCATCTTGGGTGCCTAG
- a CDS encoding VOC family protein, with the protein MTAQITAAQFHAADGVEDWRSLYHLVSAYFPTGSLSKGIALVDEIGRLADEAQQQYLNLDLRGTGVTVSLNRRDISLARRISAAAKDLGIPADPTAVQLINVTLDALAGADVLPFWQALLGYRQIGDDYLFDPSRRGPGFGLQPMDEARPQRNRMHLDIAVPHDQAEARIAAALAAGGHLVSDAHAPMWWVLADAEGNEACVATWLGRE; encoded by the coding sequence ATGACTGCGCAGATCACGGCCGCGCAGTTCCACGCGGCCGACGGTGTCGAGGACTGGCGCTCCCTCTACCACCTGGTCTCGGCCTACTTCCCGACCGGCTCGCTGTCCAAGGGCATCGCGCTCGTCGATGAGATCGGCCGGCTCGCCGACGAGGCCCAGCAGCAGTACCTCAACCTCGACCTGCGCGGCACCGGCGTCACGGTGAGCCTGAATCGGCGCGACATCTCGTTGGCCCGGCGCATCTCGGCCGCCGCCAAGGATCTGGGCATCCCCGCCGACCCGACCGCCGTCCAACTCATCAACGTCACCCTCGACGCACTCGCCGGCGCGGACGTGCTGCCGTTCTGGCAGGCGCTGCTCGGCTATCGGCAGATTGGCGACGACTACCTGTTCGACCCGTCGCGGCGCGGCCCGGGCTTCGGGTTGCAACCGATGGACGAGGCGCGCCCCCAGCGCAACCGCATGCACCTCGACATAGCTGTCCCACACGACCAGGCAGAGGCTCGCATCGCCGCCGCCCTGGCCGCCGGCGGCCACCTGGTCTCCGACGCGCACGCCCCCATGTGGTGGGTCCTGGCCGACGCCGAGGGCAACGAGGCGTGCGTCGCCACCTGGCTCGGCCGCGAATAA
- the bla gene encoding class A beta-lactamase gives MCTTTGDPAEVRTPNAEVTVSPSPADQQEFQRLEKTFEARLGIYAVDTGTGRTVEYRADERFAYASTWKALGAAEVLDDTTDAELDRVVRYSAQDLVPHSPITEKHVARGMSLRALADAAVRYSDNTAGNLLLRPLGGPQGFETRLREVGDTVTDPARYETALNEAAPGDKRDTSTARALATDLRAYTVGDALEAADRDLLGGWLRGNTTGATLVRAGVPAGWVVGDKTGTGGYGTRNDIAVIWPPDRAPIVLAVLSTRDKKDATADDALIAQATKVVVARL, from the coding sequence CTGTGCACCACCACCGGAGACCCCGCCGAGGTGCGGACGCCGAACGCCGAGGTGACGGTCTCCCCGTCGCCGGCCGACCAGCAGGAGTTCCAGCGGCTGGAGAAGACCTTCGAGGCGCGGCTGGGAATCTACGCCGTCGACACGGGCACTGGCCGCACCGTGGAGTACCGAGCCGACGAACGGTTCGCGTACGCCTCGACCTGGAAGGCGTTGGGCGCCGCCGAGGTGCTGGACGACACCACGGACGCCGAGCTGGATCGGGTGGTGCGGTACTCGGCGCAGGACCTGGTGCCGCACTCACCGATCACCGAGAAGCACGTCGCCAGGGGCATGAGCCTTCGTGCCCTCGCCGACGCCGCGGTGCGCTACAGCGACAACACGGCCGGCAACCTGCTGCTGCGTCCCCTCGGCGGGCCGCAGGGGTTCGAGACGAGACTGCGCGAGGTCGGTGACACGGTCACCGACCCCGCCCGCTACGAGACCGCGCTCAACGAGGCGGCGCCGGGCGACAAGCGGGACACCAGCACCGCGCGGGCGCTGGCGACCGACCTGCGGGCGTACACCGTCGGGGACGCCCTGGAGGCCGCGGACCGCGACCTTCTGGGCGGTTGGCTGCGAGGCAACACCACCGGCGCGACGCTGGTCCGCGCCGGGGTGCCCGCCGGCTGGGTCGTCGGGGACAAGACCGGGACCGGAGGGTACGGCACCCGCAACGACATCGCCGTCATCTGGCCGCCCGACCGCGCCCCGATCGTCCTCGCCGTGCTGTCCACCCGCGACAAGAAGGACGCCACCGCCGACGACGCCCTCATCGCCCAGGCCACCAAGGTCGTCGTCGCCAGGCTCTGA
- a CDS encoding dihydrofolate reductase family protein, with amino-acid sequence MGLIHIELFATLDLVGQAPGGPDEDPAGFPFGGWQAPLLDEVAGSQVRAAYEGTDALLLGRRTYDIFAAYWPHQEGGEDNEIATLFNSIPKYVASGGNPDLSWAGSTQLGPDLAGAVREIRDRHEHIKVVGSLNLVQTLLREKLFDRLDLWLHPIVLGVGKKVFDGGAVPTNLTLLEPPVASSKGTVYLRYGLAGGTPATGDMAAPDRGAGRDD; translated from the coding sequence ATGGGCCTCATCCACATCGAACTGTTCGCGACCCTCGACCTCGTCGGGCAGGCGCCCGGCGGCCCCGACGAGGACCCGGCGGGGTTCCCGTTCGGCGGCTGGCAGGCGCCCCTGCTGGACGAGGTCGCCGGGTCGCAGGTTCGCGCCGCGTACGAGGGCACGGACGCCCTCCTGCTCGGCCGGCGCACATACGACATCTTCGCCGCCTACTGGCCGCACCAGGAGGGCGGCGAGGACAACGAGATCGCCACGCTCTTCAACAGCATCCCGAAGTACGTGGCGTCCGGCGGCAACCCCGACCTCTCGTGGGCCGGGTCCACCCAGCTCGGCCCGGATCTGGCCGGCGCGGTGCGCGAGATCCGGGACCGGCACGAGCACATCAAGGTCGTCGGCAGCCTCAACCTGGTGCAGACCCTCCTGCGCGAGAAGCTCTTCGACCGGCTCGACCTGTGGCTGCACCCGATCGTGCTCGGCGTCGGCAAGAAGGTGTTCGACGGCGGTGCGGTGCCCACGAACCTCACACTCCTCGAACCGCCGGTAGCCAGCTCGAAGGGCACCGTGTACCTGCGCTACGGGCTCGCCGGGGGCACGCCCGCGACGGGCGACATGGCCGCACCCGATCGCGGTGCCGGGCGCGACGACTGA
- a CDS encoding DsbA family oxidoreductase: protein MKIEFWSDIVCPYCGLMDHRLHQALDRFPYGDQVQVIHRSFQLHPDLPRAGVSQRELITMAGAPATTVDQVLRPIERAAEAEGLTPYHAVDRTLGPTDFAHELLAYATDQGRGNEIWTAMFRAHFGQARKLWTADEVIDFAAEVGLDRAGAAEALRSRRYRARVAADQREAQRLGARGAPFLVFDGRFAVPGAIGLDDLLAVISKAWDESHPTPQPLPVVGAAEGMCAPDGCAVPDRTG from the coding sequence ATGAAGATCGAGTTCTGGTCGGACATCGTCTGCCCGTACTGCGGGCTGATGGACCACCGGCTCCACCAGGCCCTGGACCGGTTCCCGTACGGCGATCAGGTGCAGGTGATCCACCGGTCGTTCCAACTACACCCCGACCTGCCCCGCGCGGGTGTCAGTCAACGGGAATTGATCACGATGGCCGGGGCTCCCGCGACGACGGTCGACCAGGTGCTACGGCCGATCGAGCGGGCCGCCGAGGCGGAGGGCCTGACGCCCTACCACGCGGTCGACCGCACGCTCGGGCCGACGGATTTCGCCCATGAGCTGCTCGCCTACGCGACCGACCAGGGCCGCGGCAACGAGATCTGGACGGCGATGTTCCGGGCGCACTTCGGGCAGGCCCGCAAGCTGTGGACCGCCGACGAGGTCATCGATTTCGCCGCCGAGGTGGGCCTGGACCGCGCCGGGGCCGCCGAGGCCCTGCGAAGCCGCCGCTACCGGGCTCGCGTCGCAGCCGACCAGCGCGAGGCGCAGCGTCTCGGGGCCCGTGGCGCGCCGTTCCTCGTGTTCGACGGCCGCTTCGCCGTGCCCGGGGCGATCGGCCTCGACGACCTGCTCGCGGTCATCAGCAAGGCGTGGGACGAGAGCCACCCGACGCCGCAGCCGCTGCCGGTTGTCGGTGCCGCCGAGGGCATGTGCGCCCCGGACGGCTGCGCGGTGCCCGACCGCACCGGGTGA
- a CDS encoding winged helix-turn-helix transcriptional regulator, giving the protein MGAGDLRRRRTNVRANVRAAPGPCAHWNDEDADFIREVLDLVGDKWSVLIIGTLADGPVRYSNLGDAIPGISQRMLTLTLKHLQRTGLVTRTSYPEVPPRVEYALTELGTSLLSTVLALAAWSADHHAEIRRHQATYDDRAAP; this is encoded by the coding sequence ATGGGTGCAGGGGATCTTCGACGGCGACGCACCAACGTCCGGGCGAACGTCCGGGCCGCTCCGGGGCCCTGCGCGCACTGGAACGACGAGGACGCCGACTTCATCCGCGAGGTGCTGGACCTCGTCGGCGACAAGTGGAGCGTCCTGATCATCGGCACGCTCGCCGACGGCCCCGTCCGCTACTCGAACCTGGGCGACGCGATCCCCGGCATCTCCCAGCGCATGCTCACGCTGACCCTGAAGCACCTGCAACGCACCGGCCTCGTCACCCGGACGTCCTACCCCGAAGTCCCGCCCCGGGTCGAGTACGCCCTCACCGAACTGGGCACGTCACTGCTCTCCACCGTCCTGGCCCTGGCGGCGTGGTCCGCCGACCATCACGCCGAGATCCGCCGCCACCAGGCGACGTACGACGACCGCGCCGCACCGTAG